Proteins encoded in a region of the Vibrio ponticus genome:
- the prfA gene encoding peptide chain release factor 1 encodes MKASILTKLETLVERYEEVQHLLGDPGVIGDQDKFRALSKEYSQLEEVTKCFQAYQQAQEDLEAAEEMAKEDDAEMREMAQEEIKEAKEAIERLNDELQILLLPKDPNDDRNCFLEIRAGAGGDEAGIFAGNLFRMYSKFAEKKGWRVEVMSCNESEQGGYKEMIAKVSGDGAYGVLKFESGGHRVQRVPETESQGRVHTSACTIAVMAEIPEADLPEIKAADLKIDTFRASGAGGQHVNTTDSAIRITHLPTGTVVECQDERSQHKNKAKAMQVLAARIVQAEEARRAAEVSDTRRNLLGSGDRSDRIRTYNYPQGRVSDHRINLTVYRLNEVMEGDLASLIEPVIQEHQADQLAALAENN; translated from the coding sequence ATGAAAGCCTCTATTCTTACTAAGCTAGAAACGCTAGTAGAACGTTATGAAGAAGTACAACACCTACTGGGTGACCCTGGTGTCATTGGTGATCAAGATAAATTCCGTGCGCTATCAAAAGAGTACTCTCAGCTTGAAGAAGTGACTAAGTGCTTCCAAGCTTATCAGCAGGCTCAAGAAGATCTTGAAGCTGCAGAAGAGATGGCGAAAGAAGATGACGCAGAAATGCGTGAGATGGCTCAGGAAGAAATTAAAGAAGCAAAAGAAGCGATTGAGCGTCTTAATGACGAACTACAAATTCTATTGCTGCCAAAAGATCCAAACGATGATCGCAACTGTTTCCTTGAGATTCGTGCAGGTGCAGGTGGTGATGAAGCAGGTATCTTTGCTGGTAACTTGTTCCGCATGTACTCGAAGTTTGCTGAGAAGAAAGGCTGGCGCGTCGAAGTGATGAGCTGCAATGAATCTGAGCAAGGCGGTTACAAAGAGATGATCGCTAAAGTGAGCGGTGACGGTGCTTACGGCGTGCTGAAATTTGAGTCAGGCGGTCACCGTGTACAACGTGTACCAGAAACAGAATCGCAAGGTCGTGTGCACACTTCTGCGTGTACGATTGCTGTGATGGCGGAAATTCCAGAAGCGGATCTACCTGAAATTAAAGCGGCTGATCTAAAAATCGACACATTCCGTGCATCAGGTGCTGGTGGTCAGCACGTTAACACCACGGATTCAGCGATCCGTATTACCCACTTACCAACGGGTACGGTGGTTGAGTGTCAGGACGAACGTTCTCAGCACAAAAACAAAGCGAAAGCGATGCAAGTACTGGCAGCACGTATTGTTCAAGCTGAAGAAGCTCGCCGCGCAGCTGAGGTTTCTGACACACGTCGCAACCTGCTAGGTTCTGGTGACCGTAGTGACCGTATCCGTACTTACAACTACCCACAAGGCCGTGTTTCAGATCACCGCATCAACTTAACGGTTTACCGTTTAAATGAAGTGATGGAAGGCGATCTTGCAAGCTTGATTGAACCTGTGATTCAAGAGCACCAAGCTGATCAGTTAGCCGCTCTAGCAGAGAACAACTAA
- the pth gene encoding aminoacyl-tRNA hydrolase, with translation MTQQIKLLVGLANPGPEYAKTRHNAGAWVVEELARVHNVTLKNEPKFFGLTGRIMVNGEDLRLLIPTTFMNLSGKAVSALAKFYQIKPEEIMVAHDELDLPPGVAKFKKGGGHGGHNGLRDTISKLGNNKEFYRLRIGIGHPGHKDKVAGYVLGKAPAKEHEQLEAAADEAVRCLDILLKDGLNKAQNRLHTFKAE, from the coding sequence GTGACTCAACAGATCAAACTTCTTGTCGGACTGGCTAACCCTGGCCCTGAATACGCTAAGACTCGCCATAATGCGGGTGCTTGGGTTGTGGAGGAGTTAGCTCGCGTTCATAACGTTACGCTAAAGAATGAACCAAAGTTCTTTGGTCTTACTGGACGTATCATGGTAAATGGTGAGGATCTACGCCTATTGATCCCAACTACTTTTATGAACCTATCTGGCAAAGCAGTCTCTGCGCTGGCTAAGTTCTACCAAATTAAACCAGAGGAAATTATGGTCGCTCATGATGAGCTAGACTTGCCTCCTGGTGTCGCTAAATTTAAAAAAGGCGGCGGTCATGGTGGTCACAACGGTCTGCGTGACACCATTAGCAAATTAGGCAACAACAAAGAGTTTTATCGTCTTCGTATTGGCATTGGTCATCCGGGACACAAAGATAAAGTGGCTGGTTATGTGTTGGGTAAAGCTCCTGCTAAAGAGCATGAGCAATTAGAAGCGGCAGCCGATGAAGCTGTACGCTGTCTGGACATCTTATTAAAAGATGGCCTAAACAAAGCACAAAACCGCTTACACACGTTCAAAGCTGAATAA
- a CDS encoding flagellin: MAVNVNTNVSAMTAQRYLNNANQSQQTSMERLSSGLKINSAKDDAAGLQISNRLNSQSRGLHVAVRNANDGISIAQTAEGAMNETTTILQRMRDLSLQAANGSNSRGERVSIQEEIAALNDELNRIAETTSFGGNKLLNGSFPSTSMQIGSSSGEAVVFTLKDIRSDNEFMGGFSYVAATETDDDWTVKADAAEIQFVLTEKLTGEERTINITAKEGDDVEELATYINGQTDFVRASVGEDGKLQLFTDNNKVSGTTAVTGTLKDALAIGAAQAVTVDDIDVTTVAGSQEAVGILDAALRYVDSHRAELGAIQNRFQHAINNLDNINENVNASNSRIKDTDFAKETTALTKSQILGQASGSVLAQAKQAPNSALSLLG; the protein is encoded by the coding sequence ATGGCAGTGAATGTAAACACCAACGTATCGGCAATGACAGCACAACGTTACTTGAACAACGCAAATCAGTCTCAGCAGACTTCAATGGAACGTCTATCTTCAGGGTTAAAAATTAACAGTGCGAAAGATGATGCCGCTGGTCTACAAATTTCTAACCGTTTGAACTCGCAAAGTCGTGGGTTGCATGTGGCAGTCAGAAACGCTAACGATGGTATTTCAATAGCGCAGACTGCTGAAGGTGCGATGAATGAAACCACCACCATACTGCAACGTATGCGCGATTTATCACTGCAAGCTGCTAACGGTTCTAACTCAAGAGGCGAGCGAGTATCAATTCAAGAAGAAATTGCAGCGTTGAATGATGAGCTTAACCGTATTGCTGAAACGACGTCTTTTGGTGGCAACAAACTGCTTAATGGCTCTTTTCCATCGACATCAATGCAGATTGGCTCATCGAGTGGTGAAGCGGTCGTATTTACGCTAAAAGACATTCGCAGCGACAATGAGTTCATGGGAGGCTTTAGTTATGTGGCAGCAACCGAAACCGATGATGACTGGACTGTTAAAGCGGATGCCGCTGAAATTCAATTTGTTTTGACTGAGAAGCTGACGGGAGAAGAGAGAACCATCAATATCACCGCTAAAGAGGGGGATGATGTTGAAGAGCTAGCGACTTACATTAATGGTCAAACAGACTTTGTGCGTGCGTCAGTGGGCGAGGATGGCAAGTTACAGCTATTTACTGATAACAACAAGGTGAGTGGTACCACTGCCGTGACTGGAACCCTTAAAGATGCGTTAGCGATTGGTGCTGCCCAAGCAGTGACGGTTGATGATATTGACGTGACAACTGTTGCTGGATCGCAAGAAGCGGTGGGAATTTTAGATGCAGCATTACGCTATGTGGATAGTCATCGTGCAGAGTTAGGCGCAATTCAAAATCGCTTTCAACATGCAATCAATAACCTAGATAACATCAATGAGAACGTCAACGCTTCAAATAGCCGCATTAAGGACACTGATTTTGCAAAAGAAACGACAGCACTGACTAAGTCACAAATTCTTGGTCAAGCATCGGGCTCTGTATTGGCACAAGCAAAACAGGCACCGAACTCTGCGCTTAGTCTGCTTGGTTAA
- the lolB gene encoding lipoprotein insertase outer membrane protein LolB — protein sequence MPSRLLTKLSAILFVLALLSGCSSVQDSFTSVEWQAHQQRLELISDYKASGKLGYISPQQRESLSFYWQNSAQDSELRLSTFLGQTVLNMQITPSLATVKTYEDDVYSDVSADRLIARLTGLSLPVEQLNDWLLGKPTNADEFTVNDTQTLATLTKKINGQTWQLIYSSYQDVPFLGSDLPVPYKLKLKQNDTTINLVISKWTLK from the coding sequence ATGCCTTCGCGATTATTGACCAAACTCTCTGCAATCTTGTTTGTATTAGCCTTATTATCCGGCTGTAGCTCAGTACAGGACAGCTTTACCAGTGTTGAATGGCAAGCTCATCAGCAAAGACTCGAACTGATCTCGGATTACAAAGCGTCCGGCAAGCTAGGTTACATTTCACCTCAGCAAAGAGAATCTCTCAGCTTTTATTGGCAAAACTCTGCGCAAGACAGTGAATTGCGCCTAAGTACTTTTCTTGGTCAAACTGTGCTTAACATGCAGATCACGCCATCACTGGCGACAGTCAAAACATACGAAGATGATGTCTACAGTGATGTCAGTGCTGACCGTTTGATCGCTCGCCTGACTGGTTTAAGTCTCCCGGTCGAACAACTCAATGATTGGCTGCTGGGCAAACCAACCAATGCCGACGAGTTTACTGTCAATGATACCCAAACATTGGCAACACTAACCAAGAAGATAAACGGGCAAACTTGGCAACTGATCTACTCCAGCTATCAGGATGTGCCGTTTTTAGGCTCAGATCTGCCTGTGCCTTACAAGCTAAAACTAAAACAAAACGACACCACCATCAATTTGGTAATCTCAAAGTGGACTTTGAAGTAA
- the hemA gene encoding glutamyl-tRNA reductase yields MSLLAIGINHNTASVELREKVAFGPDKLPQALQQLSESPHVSGGVIVSTCNRTEIYCDVKPSCKNKVIDWLAQFHQVSAEELKPSIYVHEEQAAIRHLMRVACGLDSLVLGEPQILGQVKQAFADSRDGNSVNASMEKWFQKTFSVAKRVRTETDIGGNAVSVAYAACTLAKHIFESLQDSTVLLVGAGETIELVAKHLAANGCNKMIVANRTKERAQVLAEQFGAEVISLPEIPEHLSRADIVISSTASPLPIIGKGMVETALKSRRYQPMLLVDIAVPRDIESQVGEIDDAYLYSVDDLQSIIDSNIEQRKVEAIQAEAIVSEESASFMTWLRSLQGVDSIRQYRTNANDIRQDLLNKSIQALAAGGDPEKVLVELSNKLTNRLIHTPTRALQTAAEQGEPAKLAIIRQSLGLEDPL; encoded by the coding sequence ATGTCATTGCTTGCTATCGGTATCAATCATAATACGGCTTCAGTAGAACTGCGCGAGAAAGTCGCGTTTGGGCCGGACAAGCTACCGCAAGCTTTACAGCAACTGTCTGAAAGCCCGCATGTCAGCGGTGGTGTGATTGTCTCTACGTGTAACCGCACAGAAATCTACTGTGACGTAAAACCGTCTTGTAAGAACAAGGTTATTGATTGGCTCGCGCAGTTCCACCAAGTGAGCGCAGAGGAATTAAAACCGAGTATTTATGTCCATGAAGAGCAGGCAGCTATTCGTCATTTAATGCGTGTTGCTTGCGGGTTAGATTCTTTGGTGCTTGGTGAACCTCAAATTTTAGGTCAAGTAAAGCAAGCTTTTGCAGACTCTCGTGACGGTAATTCTGTCAATGCATCAATGGAAAAGTGGTTTCAAAAAACTTTTTCTGTCGCTAAACGAGTACGCACAGAAACCGACATCGGCGGTAATGCCGTTTCTGTTGCTTACGCCGCTTGTACGCTTGCGAAACACATATTTGAGTCATTACAAGATTCAACGGTATTACTTGTCGGAGCGGGTGAGACTATCGAGTTAGTCGCGAAACACTTGGCTGCGAATGGTTGTAATAAAATGATCGTCGCTAACCGAACTAAAGAGCGCGCTCAGGTTTTAGCCGAGCAATTTGGTGCGGAAGTGATTAGTTTGCCAGAAATTCCTGAGCACTTATCGCGTGCCGATATTGTGATAAGTTCGACCGCTAGCCCGTTGCCGATTATCGGTAAAGGTATGGTTGAAACTGCACTGAAAAGCCGACGTTACCAACCAATGTTGCTTGTTGATATCGCCGTTCCTCGTGATATTGAGTCACAAGTTGGGGAAATTGATGATGCGTATCTTTATTCGGTCGATGATTTGCAGTCTATTATCGACAGCAACATCGAACAGCGCAAAGTAGAAGCGATTCAAGCCGAAGCGATTGTCAGTGAAGAAAGTGCCTCGTTTATGACTTGGTTGCGCTCATTACAAGGCGTGGACAGCATTCGACAGTATCGCACTAATGCTAACGATATTCGTCAAGATTTATTAAATAAAAGTATCCAAGCTCTTGCTGCAGGTGGTGATCCTGAAAAAGTCTTGGTTGAGTTGAGTAATAAGCTCACCAATAGGCTAATTCATACACCGACACGTGCTTTACAAACAGCAGCAGAGCAAGGTGAGCCTGCTAAGCTTGCCATTATTAGACAAAGCTTGGGTCTTGAAGACCCGCTATAA
- the ychF gene encoding redox-regulated ATPase YchF — translation MGFKCGIVGLPNVGKSTLFNALTKAGIEAANFPFCTIEPNTGVVPVPDLRLDALAKIVNPQRVLPTTMEFVDIAGLVAGASRGEGLGNKFLANIRETDAIGHVVRCFENENIIHVAGKVSPIEDIEVINLELALADLDSCERAIQRNAKKAKGGDKDAKFELTVLEKLLPVLTEGGSARTVNLSKEELAAVGYLNFLTLKPTMYIANVNEDGFENNPYLDAVREFAEKENNVVVPVCAAIESEMAELEDDEREEFLADMGIEEPGLNRVIRAGYELLNLHTYFTAGVKEVRAWTIPVGATAPKAAGKIHTDFEKGFIRAEVVGYDDFIQYSGESGAKDAGKWRLEGKEYIVKDGDVVHFRFNV, via the coding sequence ATGGGTTTTAAATGTGGCATCGTTGGTCTACCAAACGTTGGTAAGTCAACTCTGTTCAATGCACTAACTAAAGCGGGTATCGAAGCAGCAAACTTCCCGTTCTGTACTATCGAACCAAACACTGGTGTGGTTCCAGTGCCAGATCTACGTCTAGATGCGTTGGCAAAAATTGTGAACCCACAGCGTGTACTGCCAACTACAATGGAATTCGTAGATATCGCAGGTCTAGTTGCAGGTGCATCTCGTGGTGAAGGTCTAGGTAACAAATTCCTAGCAAACATCCGTGAAACTGACGCAATTGGTCACGTTGTTCGTTGTTTTGAGAACGAAAACATTATTCACGTTGCTGGTAAAGTATCACCAATCGAAGATATCGAAGTGATCAACCTAGAACTTGCACTTGCTGACTTAGACTCTTGTGAGCGTGCAATTCAACGTAACGCGAAAAAAGCGAAAGGCGGCGACAAAGACGCTAAGTTCGAACTAACTGTACTTGAAAAGCTACTACCTGTTCTAACTGAAGGTGGTTCTGCGCGTACAGTGAATCTATCTAAAGAAGAGCTAGCAGCAGTCGGTTACCTAAACTTCCTAACGCTTAAGCCAACAATGTACATCGCTAACGTGAACGAAGATGGTTTCGAAAACAACCCATACCTAGATGCAGTTCGTGAGTTCGCAGAAAAAGAGAACAACGTTGTTGTTCCTGTATGTGCAGCGATTGAATCAGAAATGGCTGAACTAGAAGATGACGAGCGTGAAGAGTTCCTAGCAGACATGGGCATCGAAGAACCAGGTCTAAACCGCGTAATTCGCGCAGGTTATGAGCTACTTAACCTACACACTTACTTCACAGCTGGTGTTAAAGAAGTTCGCGCATGGACTATCCCTGTCGGTGCAACAGCACCAAAAGCAGCGGGTAAGATCCACACTGACTTTGAAAAAGGCTTTATCCGTGCAGAAGTAGTCGGCTACGACGACTTCATCCAATACAGCGGTGAAAGCGGCGCTAAAGATGCAGGTAAATGGCGTCTTGAAGGTAAAGAATACATCGTAAAAGATGGCGATGTAGTTCATTTCCGCTTCAACGTGTAA
- a CDS encoding ribose-phosphate pyrophosphokinase has product MPDMKLFAGNATPELAQRIADRLYISLGDATVSRFSDGEVAVQINENVRGSDVFIIQSTCAPTNDNLMELVVMIDAMRRASAGRITAVIPYFGYARQDRRVRSSRVPITAKVVADFLSNVGVDRVLTIDLHAEQIQGFFDVPVDNIFGTPVLLEDMQSRGLENPVVVSPDLGGVVRARATAKALGDIDIAIVDKRRPRANVSEVMNLIGDVEGRDCVIVDDMIDTGGTLCKAAEALKERGAKRVFAYATHAVFSGNAADNIKNSVLDQVIVTDSITLSKEMEATGKVTTLSLSRMLAEAIRRISNEESISAMFN; this is encoded by the coding sequence GTGCCTGATATGAAGCTATTTGCTGGTAACGCAACACCTGAACTAGCCCAACGTATTGCTGATCGTCTTTACATCTCACTTGGTGACGCCACTGTTTCTCGTTTCTCTGACGGCGAAGTCGCTGTTCAAATCAACGAAAACGTACGTGGTAGCGATGTATTCATCATCCAATCTACTTGTGCACCAACTAACGACAACCTAATGGAACTTGTCGTGATGATTGATGCAATGCGCCGCGCTTCTGCGGGCCGTATTACAGCAGTAATCCCTTACTTTGGTTACGCTCGCCAAGACCGTCGTGTACGTTCTTCTCGCGTGCCAATCACTGCTAAAGTGGTAGCAGACTTCCTGTCTAACGTAGGTGTTGACCGCGTTCTAACTATCGACCTACACGCAGAGCAGATTCAAGGCTTCTTCGACGTACCTGTAGATAACATCTTTGGTACGCCAGTGCTGCTTGAAGACATGCAATCTCGTGGTCTAGAAAACCCTGTAGTGGTTTCTCCTGATCTAGGTGGCGTAGTACGTGCTCGTGCAACTGCAAAAGCACTAGGCGATATCGACATCGCTATCGTAGACAAGCGTCGTCCACGTGCAAACGTATCTGAGGTGATGAACCTAATCGGTGACGTTGAAGGTCGCGACTGTGTGATCGTAGACGACATGATCGATACAGGTGGCACTCTATGTAAAGCAGCTGAAGCGCTAAAAGAGCGTGGTGCTAAGCGTGTATTCGCTTACGCAACTCACGCAGTATTCTCTGGTAACGCAGCTGACAACATCAAGAATTCTGTACTAGACCAAGTGATCGTAACTGACTCAATCACTCTGTCTAAAGAGATGGAAGCGACAGGTAAAGTAACTACACTAAGCCTATCTCGCATGCTTGCTGAAGCGATTCGTCGTATTAGCAACGAAGAGTCTATCTCTGCAATGTTCAACTAA
- a CDS encoding SirB1 family protein, translated as MYELFDEDFDALELAEGALVLNQAIDPDTQVDWAKAEMQRLLQEAELALVHESHPQQRFEAFLRLFYHEWGFQGDKEAYFDCANAFLDKVLERRKGIPVSLGALLLYFGKQLGFPIEGMTFPTQFVVKVCWPHDPVQYVNPFNGEFVSEHTMRAWLVGQKGPFAKLKPSYLKAADHPTVIGRWLALIKSALLREERYALALRCSDLALTFAPDDPYEIRDRGFIFQQLDCHQMALSDYQYFIDQCPDDPAAELLKNQVRAMSKTQVTLH; from the coding sequence ATGTACGAATTGTTTGATGAAGACTTTGATGCACTTGAGTTGGCCGAAGGCGCTTTAGTGCTCAATCAAGCGATTGACCCAGACACACAAGTGGATTGGGCAAAGGCTGAGATGCAACGTTTACTGCAAGAAGCTGAACTCGCATTGGTACATGAAAGTCATCCTCAACAACGCTTTGAAGCTTTTTTGCGCCTTTTCTACCATGAGTGGGGATTTCAAGGTGACAAAGAGGCTTATTTCGATTGTGCGAATGCCTTTTTAGATAAGGTACTCGAACGTCGTAAAGGTATTCCGGTTAGTCTAGGAGCGCTGCTGCTTTATTTCGGTAAGCAATTAGGCTTCCCAATTGAGGGAATGACATTTCCAACTCAGTTTGTGGTTAAAGTGTGCTGGCCGCATGATCCTGTGCAGTATGTGAATCCTTTTAATGGTGAGTTTGTCTCAGAACATACTATGCGAGCTTGGTTGGTCGGTCAGAAAGGACCTTTTGCGAAGTTAAAACCAAGTTATCTTAAAGCTGCCGATCATCCGACAGTGATTGGTCGCTGGTTAGCACTGATTAAAAGCGCCCTATTGAGAGAAGAGCGTTATGCACTTGCGTTGCGTTGCTCAGATCTCGCACTGACCTTCGCTCCAGATGATCCCTATGAAATAAGAGATCGCGGCTTTATCTTTCAGCAACTAGACTGTCATCAGATGGCGTTGTCTGATTATCAATACTTTATTGATCAGTGTCCGGATGATCCGGCTGCCGAATTACTTAAAAATCAAGTACGTGCCATGAGCAAGACTCAGGTGACGCTGCACTAA
- the kdsA gene encoding 3-deoxy-8-phosphooctulonate synthase, which yields MEQKIVHVGDIPVANDKPFTLFAGMNVLESRDLAMQICEHYVKVTDKLGIPYVFKASFDKANRSSVHSYRGPGLEEGMKIFQELKDTFGVKIITDVHTEAQAQPVADVVDVIQLPAFLARQTDLVEAMAKTGAVINVKKPQFMSPGQVGNIVDKFAECGNNNVILCERGSCMGYDNLVVDMLGFGVMKKASNGSPIIFDVTHSLQMRDPSGAASGGRREQTVELAKAGLATGIAGLFIEAHPNPDQARCDGPSALPLDKLEPFLKQMKALDDLVKGFEHIDIR from the coding sequence ATGGAACAGAAAATCGTTCATGTTGGTGATATTCCTGTTGCTAACGACAAACCGTTTACTTTATTCGCTGGTATGAACGTACTAGAGTCACGTGACCTTGCTATGCAAATCTGTGAGCACTACGTAAAGGTGACTGACAAACTGGGTATCCCATACGTATTTAAAGCCTCTTTTGATAAAGCGAACCGCAGCTCAGTGCATTCATACCGTGGTCCTGGCCTTGAAGAAGGTATGAAGATTTTCCAAGAGCTAAAAGATACGTTTGGCGTGAAAATCATCACGGACGTGCACACTGAAGCGCAAGCTCAGCCAGTTGCGGATGTGGTAGACGTGATTCAATTGCCAGCATTCCTAGCTCGCCAAACTGACTTAGTTGAAGCGATGGCTAAAACTGGCGCGGTAATTAACGTTAAAAAACCTCAGTTTATGAGCCCAGGTCAAGTTGGCAACATCGTGGATAAGTTTGCTGAGTGCGGCAACAACAACGTAATTTTGTGTGAGCGTGGTTCTTGCATGGGTTACGATAACCTAGTGGTGGACATGCTAGGCTTCGGCGTAATGAAAAAAGCCTCAAACGGTAGCCCAATCATTTTTGACGTAACGCACTCACTACAGATGCGTGACCCTTCAGGTGCTGCATCAGGTGGTCGCCGCGAGCAGACTGTTGAACTGGCGAAAGCCGGTCTAGCGACTGGTATCGCAGGTCTGTTTATCGAAGCGCACCCAAATCCAGATCAAGCGCGTTGTGATGGTCCATCGGCATTGCCACTTGATAAGCTAGAGCCATTCCTAAAACAGATGAAAGCATTAGATGATTTAGTGAAAGGTTTCGAGCACATCGATATTCGCTAA
- a CDS encoding SirB2 family protein, with protein sequence MYEGLKHFHLLTIALSATLLSVRFALLLANSELRNNKFLKVFPHINDTALLLSGVALIVLFIPWSAAPWLPMKLSCVLAYIALGFFALKLAKNNLLRIFAFLGALGWLGMAGKIAVTKVPALF encoded by the coding sequence ATGTACGAAGGATTGAAGCATTTTCACTTACTCACTATCGCCTTGAGCGCGACGCTACTATCAGTGCGTTTTGCTCTGTTACTAGCAAACTCAGAATTACGTAATAACAAGTTTCTTAAAGTATTCCCGCATATTAATGACACCGCACTGCTTCTATCTGGTGTAGCGCTGATCGTGTTGTTTATACCGTGGTCGGCGGCACCTTGGTTACCGATGAAACTAAGTTGCGTACTTGCCTATATCGCGTTGGGTTTCTTTGCGTTAAAGCTGGCAAAAAACAATCTACTAAGAATTTTTGCCTTCCTAGGCGCGTTAGGTTGGCTTGGTATGGCGGGTAAGATTGCAGTGACGAAAGTACCTGCATTGTTCTAA
- the ispE gene encoding 4-(cytidine 5'-diphospho)-2-C-methyl-D-erythritol kinase, translating to MIRDTTHWPSPAKLNLFLYITGRRENGYHELQTLFQFVDHCDDLTITANESGNITLTPDIPGVALEDNLIWRAATALQNFTGCSFGADIELNKILPMGGGIGGGSSNAATVLVALNHLWQTNCSEDQLAEIGLKLGADVPVFVRGHAAFAEGVGEEIVKVEPQEKWYLVVRPNVSIATVDIFTHPDLTRDTPKRPLSLLLESEYGNDCEKIVRMLYPEVDKQLSWLLQYAPSRLTGTGSCVFAEFLSENDAQNAFAQLSDNVSAFVAKGNNISPLYQTLAKYRLAHKSSI from the coding sequence ATGATTCGTGACACCACTCATTGGCCTTCACCAGCCAAACTTAACCTATTTTTATATATCACCGGACGTCGCGAAAACGGCTACCACGAGTTACAAACGCTTTTTCAGTTTGTCGACCATTGCGATGACCTCACCATTACCGCGAACGAGAGCGGCAATATCACATTAACACCTGATATTCCGGGTGTCGCGCTTGAGGATAATCTGATCTGGCGCGCTGCGACTGCACTGCAAAACTTCACCGGGTGTTCATTTGGTGCAGACATCGAACTCAACAAAATTTTGCCTATGGGTGGCGGAATTGGCGGTGGTTCATCAAATGCCGCAACCGTTTTAGTTGCACTTAACCACCTATGGCAAACCAATTGCAGCGAAGATCAATTAGCCGAGATCGGTCTAAAGCTTGGGGCTGATGTACCAGTCTTTGTTCGTGGTCATGCTGCCTTTGCCGAAGGTGTCGGTGAAGAGATCGTCAAAGTAGAACCGCAAGAAAAGTGGTATTTGGTGGTAAGACCGAATGTAAGTATCGCGACTGTCGATATTTTTACTCATCCTGACTTAACTCGCGATACGCCTAAACGCCCGTTATCACTGCTTTTAGAGTCAGAATACGGAAACGATTGCGAAAAAATTGTGAGAATGCTTTATCCAGAGGTTGATAAGCAACTTTCATGGCTGCTACAATACGCGCCGTCAAGATTGACGGGTACTGGATCGTGCGTTTTTGCTGAATTTTTGAGCGAAAACGATGCACAAAATGCATTCGCGCAATTATCTGACAATGTGTCGGCGTTTGTGGCCAAAGGTAATAACATTTCGCCCCTATACCAGACACTGGCTAAATACCGTTTAGCCCACAAATCATCTATTTAA
- the prmC gene encoding peptide chain release factor N(5)-glutamine methyltransferase, which translates to MSATNSVENTLKRATQQLQESGSDSPSLDAAVLLCHALDKPRSFLMTWPEKELSVQELAPFEALLARRLTGEPVAYIVGEREFWSLPLEVSPTTLIPRPDTERLVELALDKAFACDGDILDLGTGTGAIALALASEMPTRRVVGIDLMEEAQQLASRNAKRLAINNAEFLAGSWFEPLQAGTQFAVIVSNPPYIEENDPHLTQGDVRFEPLSALVAAEQGLADIRHITNNARQFLSNDGWLLFEHGYDQGLAVREIFTEMGYQDVETFQDYGHNDRVTLGRYTK; encoded by the coding sequence ATGTCGGCTACCAATAGTGTTGAAAACACACTAAAGCGAGCGACACAGCAACTTCAAGAGAGCGGCAGTGATTCGCCGTCTCTTGATGCTGCGGTATTACTCTGCCATGCATTAGATAAACCACGCTCATTTTTGATGACTTGGCCTGAGAAAGAACTTTCAGTGCAAGAATTGGCACCTTTTGAAGCATTACTGGCGCGCCGTTTAACCGGGGAGCCCGTTGCTTACATTGTTGGTGAGCGTGAGTTTTGGTCCCTACCTTTAGAAGTGTCACCGACAACTTTAATCCCTCGACCTGATACTGAGCGCCTTGTTGAGCTGGCTTTGGATAAAGCTTTCGCTTGTGACGGTGACATCCTCGATCTTGGCACCGGTACTGGCGCGATAGCATTAGCTCTGGCTTCAGAAATGCCGACTCGCCGAGTGGTGGGGATTGATCTAATGGAAGAGGCGCAACAACTGGCCTCGCGCAATGCAAAACGTTTAGCGATCAATAACGCAGAGTTTTTGGCTGGCAGCTGGTTTGAACCTCTGCAAGCTGGTACGCAGTTTGCTGTAATCGTTTCAAACCCTCCTTATATCGAAGAGAATGATCCTCATCTGACTCAAGGGGATGTGCGATTTGAACCACTGAGTGCGTTAGTCGCAGCAGAGCAAGGTTTAGCCGATATTCGTCATATTACGAATAACGCTCGCCAGTTTCTCAGCAACGATGGTTGGTTGTTGTTTGAACATGGTTATGACCAAGGTCTAGCTGTGCGTGAAATCTTCACTGAAATGGGTTACCAAGATGTGGAGACTTTCCAAGATTATGGACATAACGATCGAGTGACATTAGGTCGCTATACAAAATAA